Proteins encoded in a region of the Zea mays cultivar B73 chromosome 4, Zm-B73-REFERENCE-NAM-5.0, whole genome shotgun sequence genome:
- the LOC103654016 gene encoding fasciclin-like arabinogalactan protein 2 has translation MPVTAGARTTLLLFATAVVLACTSAPPACHAAHNITAILSGHRDLAEFGRELAATGLADDIDDRNTITVLAVDDAHMAPLKARGLPRETLRHVLSLHVLVDYYDDAKLHRLPGGSADVSTLFQASGDAPGSAGMVRVAERRGGRVAFAPEDDAGSAAAAVFYVGPVHEAPYNISVLWVSGVISSPAAEAPAAAADRPPSRRNVSDVMSENGCGRFAGLVAATGDAAATFERQADGGGGLTLFCPADRAVEAFQPTLNSLSADARLAVVLYHGAPGHHSMQALRAGDQDLRTAASLDGGRSHLALAVRNVRGRVTLLASATRDVARVTRTLADEEAVAVYMIDAVLVPGNLTAQGTAGGTEHGELTSGSGGEEDGGGGGVRQSSGSRALAPAPCWLPRGWFAAWALLLALLAAFAASG, from the coding sequence ATGCCGGTCACCGCCGGCGCCCGGACCACCCTCCTCCTCTTCGCCACCGCAGTGGTGCTAGCGTGCACTTCAGCGCCGCCGGCATGCCATGCCGCGCACAACATCACCGCCATCCTCTCCGGGCACCGGGACCTCGCCGAGTTCGGCCGCGAGCTCGCGGCCACGGGGCTCGCGGACGACATCGACGACCGGAACACGATCACTGTCCTGGCCGTGGACGACGCCCACATGGCGCCGCTGAAGGCGCGCGGCCTGCCGCGGGAGACGCTGCGGCACGTGCTCTCCCTCCACGTCCTCGTCGACTACTACGACGACGCGAAGCTGCACCGCCTCCCCGGCGGCTCCGCGGACGTGTCCACGCTGTTCCAGGCCTCGGGCGACGCGCCGGGGAGCGCGGGCATGGTGAGGGTCGCGGAGCGCCGGGGCGGGCGCGTGGCCTTCGCGCCCGAGGACgacgcggggagcgccgccgccgccgtgttcTACGTCGGGCCCGTCCACGAGGCGCCCTACAACATCTCGGTCCTCTGGGTGAGCGGCGTGATCTCGTCCCCCGCGGCCGAGGCGCCCGCGGCGGCGGCCGACCGGCCGCCGAGCAGGCGCAACGTGTCGGACGTCATGTCCGAGAACGGGTGCGGGCGCTTCGCCGGCCTCGTCGCCGCCACGGGCGACGCGGCCGCGACGTTCGAGAGGCAggccgacggcggcggcgggctCACGCTGTTCTGCCCGGCGGACAGGGCGGTGGAGGCGTTCCAGCCCACGCTGAACAGCCTCTCCGCCGACGCCCGGCTCGCGGTCGTGCTGTACCACGGCGCGCCGGGGCACCACTCCATGCAGGCGCTGCGGGCGGGCGACCAGGACCTGCGCACGGCGGCCTCGCTCGACGGGGGCAGGTCCCACTTGGCCCTGGCCGTGCGCAACGTCCGCGGCAGGGTGACGCTGCTGGCCTCCGCGACGCGCGACGTGGCCAGGGTCACCCGCACGCTCGCGGACGAGGAGGCCGTCGCCGTGTATATGATCGACGCGGTGCTGGTGCCGGGTAACCTCACGGCGCAAGGAACTGCAGGGGGGACGGAGCACGGCGAGCTCACGTCCGGTTCGGGCGGGGAAGAagacggcggaggaggcggtgttCGCCAGAGCAGTGGCTCCAGGGCTCTGGCTCCGGCTCCGTGCTGGCTACCGCGTGGATGGTTCGCCGCTTGGGCGCTTCTGCTCGCTCTTCTGGCGGCGTTTGCGGCGTCTGGTTGA